The following proteins are encoded in a genomic region of Pseudoxanthomonas suwonensis 11-1:
- a CDS encoding DsbE family thiol:disulfide interchange protein, translating to MNTPQKPQGLPVVAVVIGALFFVGLLGLMVHGVMRSGDADRDVLPSALIDRPAPEFTLPVLHDPSVQLGSADLRGAPYVLNVWGSWCAACREEHPVLTRFAETRRVRVVGYNWKDEPEDALRWLEQFGNPFFVVLADYEGRYALDWGVAGAPETFLVDGAGVVRWKHTGPLTEEIVATRLLPALEQVERAR from the coding sequence ATGAACACTCCGCAGAAGCCGCAGGGGCTGCCCGTGGTCGCCGTGGTGATCGGCGCCCTGTTCTTCGTCGGCCTGCTGGGCCTGATGGTGCACGGGGTGATGCGCTCCGGCGACGCCGACCGCGACGTGCTGCCCTCGGCCCTGATCGACAGGCCGGCGCCGGAATTCACGCTGCCGGTGCTGCACGATCCCTCGGTGCAGCTGGGTTCGGCCGACCTGCGCGGCGCGCCCTACGTGCTCAACGTCTGGGGCAGCTGGTGCGCGGCCTGCCGCGAGGAACACCCGGTCCTGACCCGCTTCGCCGAGACCCGCCGCGTGCGCGTGGTCGGCTACAACTGGAAGGACGAACCGGAGGACGCGCTGCGCTGGCTGGAACAGTTCGGCAACCCGTTCTTCGTGGTCCTGGCCGACTACGAGGGCCGCTACGCGCTGGACTGGGGCGTGGCCGGCGCGCCGGAGACCTTCCTGGTGGACGGCGCCGGCGTGGTGCGCTGGAAGCACACCGGTCCGCTGACCGAGGAGATCGTGGCCACCCGCCTGTTGCCGGCACTGGAACAGGTGGAGCGCGCCAGGTGA
- a CDS encoding cytochrome c-type biogenesis protein has product MLAAVLALAHAPPALAQAAADPAPLAFTDAAEEARFHALTSELRCVMCQNQSLADSNAQIAHDMRREVLALMRQGRSDAEIKQHLVQRYGEFVLYRPTVDSHTWLLWFGPGLILLGGAAVVWTIVRRRAQAAPARDDDAPSEHEW; this is encoded by the coding sequence CTGCTGGCCGCCGTGCTGGCCCTGGCCCATGCGCCGCCGGCGCTGGCCCAGGCGGCCGCCGACCCGGCCCCGCTGGCCTTCACCGACGCCGCCGAGGAAGCCCGCTTCCACGCGCTGACTTCCGAGCTGCGCTGCGTGATGTGCCAGAACCAGTCGCTGGCCGATTCGAATGCGCAGATCGCCCACGACATGCGCCGCGAAGTGCTGGCGCTGATGCGCCAGGGCCGCAGCGACGCCGAGATCAAGCAGCACCTGGTGCAGCGCTACGGCGAATTCGTGCTGTACCGGCCGACCGTGGACAGCCACACCTGGCTGCTGTGGTTCGGCCCGGGCCTGATCCTGCTCGGTGGCGCCGCGGTGGTGTGGACCATCGTCCGCCGCCGCGCCCAGGCCGCGCCCGCCCGCGACGACGACGCCCCCTCGGAGCACGAATGGTGA